DNA from Mucilaginibacter mallensis:
GTAAAAGATATGTTAAAGAAATTATGTGTTGTTTTAGTGCTTGGTGCCGCACTGGCCTGTCATGCCACGCCTGCAAAACCTATGAAGGTTGTAGGCTCAAATGATCTTCAGCCCGATTTACGCCAGAATATTGTTGCAAAGGAAGTTGCAGGTTTAATATCCCGTTATAATTATAAAAAGGTTGATCTGAATGATTCACTATCCGAGGTTGTTTATAACCGATACCTTAAAAAACTGGATGAGGACCACAATTACCTGCTGGCATCTGACATACAGGATTTTGATAAGTACAAGGATGTATTGGATGATGATATGAAGAGCGGTAATTTGAACGATGTATTTTACATGTTCAATGTTTTTCAGAAAAGATATCTCGATCGTATTAAATTTTCCATTGCCCATATCGATGATAAGTTTGATTTCACCACAAACGACACTTTCACTTTCGACCGTGAAAACCTGCCATGGATAGCGTCACAAGCTGAGATGGACGATCTGTGGACCAAGCACGTAAAATACGACCTGCTTAACCTTAAACTGGCTACTCCTGATATGGCTAAGAACAGGGAAACGCTGAAAAAACGTTACCAAAGCTTATTATCGCAATCAAACAAACTATCAAACCAGGAAGTTTTCCAATATTATATGGATGCCTTTACTGAGGCGATAGACCCCCATACCAATTACTTTAACCCTTTCAACGCGGCACAGTTCAATATGGAAATGTCGCGCTCATTAGAGGGTATCGGCGCAACGCTGCAATCAGTAAATGAGTATGTAACCATTCAAACACTGGTACATGGCGGCCCTGCTGACAAAAGCCACCAGATAAACGCAAAGGACCGCATTATAGGCGTAGCACAGGGTAAAGACGGCGAGTTCCAGAACATTGTAGGCTGGAACATTAACAACGCCATAGGCCTTATTCGTGGCCCTAAAGGCACTACCGTAAAACTGCAAATTCTGCCGGGTGAAGCAGCAGTAGGCAGCAAGCCCAAAGTTGTGGAAATAGTACGTGAGAAAATTGTTTTAGAGGATGCATTGGCTAAAAAAGAGATGCGCACCTATAATCTTAATGGAAAACAGGTTAAGATTGGCATTATTGATATCCCTGCTTTTTATGTAGATAACAATGCTGCACAATCAGGCGCTACCAATTACCATAGCACCACCCGTGATGTGAAACTGATACTGGATTCACTTAAACGCGAAAATGTTGACGGTATAGTAATCGACCTGCGCGAAGATGGCGGCGGTTCATTATCTGAAGCCATTTCATTAACCGGCCTGTTCATAAAACAAGGCCCTGTAGTGCAGGTAAGAGATACCAAAAACGAAGTTGAAGTTGACGCGGATGAAGATCCATCTATCGCCTATTCAGGTCCGTTAGCTATTCTGGTTGACCGCTTTAGCGCATCAGCATCAGAGATATTCTCGGGCGCTATACAGGATTATGGCCGCGGTTTGATATTAGGCACCCAAACTTATGGTAAAGGTTCAGTACAAAGCGAGATAGAACTGGATAAAGTAATTAGCCCAACCCTTGCCGATATGGTTGCCAAAGTAACCGGCGGCGATAAGACTGTAGTAACTGGCGGCAGCGAAAGCAAATTTGGCCAGTTGAATTTAACTATAGCCAAGTTCTACCGTATTACCGGTAACTCAACCCAGCGCCATGGAGTAACGCCAGATATTGAGTTCCCATCAGTTATTCCTTTAGATAAATATGGTGAAGATACTGAACCGTCAGCTATGCCATTTGATGTGATCGCTAAAAGTGATTATACCAAATTTGGCGACCTGAGTCCGGTTATACCACAGCTGAAAAAGCTGCACGACCAGCGTATGAGCGCCAGCAACAGCTACAAATACTTGTTACAGGATGTTGCCGACTTTAAAAAGCATGATGATGAAAAATCAGTAACACTTAATGAGGCGCAACTGAAAAAACAACGTGATGATGATGAGCAAAAAACATTTGAGCGCGATAACTTACGCCGTGTAGCTTTAGGTTTAAAAGCATTGAAAAAAGGCGAAACCAAACCTAAAAACGAAGATCTCGACTTCCTGAAAATTGAAGCCGGCCAGATCCTGACCGACTATATCAACATAAACAGTAAGGTTACGCAGGTTACACCCGTGCTACAGAATTAAGATATACTGATACCATATAAACAACAAATCCCGGTCAGGCCGGGATTTGTTGTTTATAAAGAGTTTTTCCCCACCCACTCTACGCTGCGCGTAGAGTGGGTCGACAAGCGAAGCAAAGTCGGGGTGAGTCAAACGGAGCGCGCAAAAGACCTCTTGTCATTCTGAGCGATAGCGAAGAACCTATACACATTCTCCCGGCTGCTCGCATAATAGATGCTTCGTACCTCAGCATGACAAGGCGGATAAAATCATCACCTCGTAATATTCCCATTACACTCTCCCCAAAAATCTTTTACTTTGTTAATACAACATCAATCTTCATCAAAATGGCAAACGTACTCCACATACTCAATGGCGATGCAATGTTAAACAGCTTTGAACAAACCGGCATCGAAGGCGATGTTATGGTTTGGCGCGAAGTGCTATCCGAAGGGCCGCTGGAAGAAAACATTGCTTCAGGCAGTTTCTGGCGAAACCGCTCGGAATGGATTAGCCGGGGTTTTGATGAAAAACCCGATGCTTACGAGGAGAAAGTGATCAATGAGTTAAGCAAGCTCAGCGAACCTTACCATGAGATTGATCTTTGGTTTGAGTTTGATCTGCATTGCCAGGTAAACATGCTGGGGGTTATCCTCATGCTGAGTAAACAAACCGACCTATCTGCACCTGCCGTCTACCTAATTTGTCCGGATAGCTATCCGGGGATGGATGACTTCCGTGGCATGGGCGAGCTTGATGAAGCACAACTGGAATATTTGTACGATAATATCCGTGTTCAGTTAGGCGAACCTGATTTTGTTATTGCCGCCGAGGCCTGGAATTATTATGTTAATAGTGATGCCACCCAATTGCAAAACTGGCTGAATGAAACAAATTACTGGGGCAACCTGCATTCGCTTAAAAAAGCATTGCAAGCACATGTTAAACGCCTGGAAGTAAACGAAACAGGCTTAAATTATATTGAACAAAAGCTATTTGATATCTATAATGGCGGTACAACAACCAAGCCTGAAATATACCAGGCATTTTGGCAAACTGAGCAAATATATGGTATGGGTGATATGGAGCTTGATATCTATTTAAATCATTTAAAGGATAAGGGATTAGTTGATTTATAATATAAAGCAATTGTCATGCTGAGGTACGAAGCATCTATTATACAAGCGGACAATGAACGCGAATAGATTCTTCGCTACCGCTCAGAATGACAGGCGAGTAAAAAGAACGTTACGAAAATAACTATTTGTTATTTAATTGTTTAGATTAGGTAACCAAATCACTCCATATGAAAAAGCTCATGCTATCTGCCTTGCTTTTTATTGCCTTTTGCAGCATTGCACTGGGGCAAAGCATTACCATTAATGGCACTGTTAAAAGCGATCAGGGTTACCCGGTTCATTATGCCTTTATAAAAAGCGATAACAATGCAACTTATTCAGATTCTACCGGGCATTTTACTTTAACTGCTAATCCCTCATCCAAAATAACAATCAAGTGCAATGGTTATACTGATACCCAAGCTGATGCAACGGCAAGCCTGCAAGTGGTTTTAAAAACCAACCCGGCAGCAGTTATTAATAAGACACCCCCAGCTAAAAGTGACGCAGGGCTTTTATTAGCTGCCTTTAACAATCAACACCCGGGCGATGATATTAAAACAGGTGGTGGAATCGGCGGTTTGCTGGTTTTTACCAGCGCGAAAGAAACTGTAGGCCATCGCTTTTTATTTACACAATGGGTGCATGGCTATATGGTGAAAGCCAATGGCGAAATAGTACAAACCCCAACCATGCTTTTTAATTACGATAAAATAAAGGGTGACCTGTACATAACTGAAGACATGAATAACGTAAATCTGACCGATAAAAATACCATCAGGTCATTTGTCCTTTTTGATGCCCATGATCAGCCTTATAGCTTTGAACGTGTGCTGGGTATAAGTAATGATATGTATAGTCAGCTTATAAGCACCGGCAGTAAATATAAAATATATAAGCTGATAGCCACTAAATTTGTAGCATCCAACTATCAATCAAATGGCATTTCCTCTACAGGCAATACTTATGATGAATTTGTGGACAATAATGTTTACTATGTATTCCATTTAAAAAGTGGCAGCTTTCAGCAGGTAGCGCTTAAGAAGAAGGCACTTAAAGAAGCTTTTATTGACGATAGTACTAAATTTACTGGCTTTACATCCGATCACGCTGATGATAAAATAGACGAAAGCTATCTGATTAGCCTGGGTAATGCTATGAATGAGTAATATTTAATGGTTGCTTTGTATAGCATAAGGACTTTCTAGCAACAGCGAGACAATCTCCTCACGTTCAATATACAAGCGACGAGGTTACTGGTGTGAATATCGCGTGAAGCCGCTCATAGGCGCGGAGCCTTAGTTACTTTGGCTTTATCAAAGTAACCAAAGATCAAGACAAAAAGATCCTTCCACCCACAGGCAAAACACCCAGGCCCGCGCTTTTTGTCGGGCCATTACACGCGTTTATTCTTAAAATGTCATTGCGAGTAGGAACGACGAAGCAACCTCATCGCGTTCAATATACAGGCAACGAGGTTGCCACTCCGCTATTCAGCGGATCGCAATGACATGGTTGAAAAACTGATTTTCTATTCCCCCGTCAGTAGAACAGCTTCGGGCGAAATCAGGCAAAACGATGATGGCCTTGTGCGGCTGCAGGGCATAGCAAATTTTTACAGAAGCGAGAGCCAAGAGCGGCGAAGCAAAGAGTAAAAAGATTGCAGCCCAGGTTTTGCCTGATTTACAGGGAAAGGCCTGTGCGGCAAAGAAGCCTAATCTACTGACTTGATTTTTTGTTTCTTTTGTATCAAGACAAAAGAAATAGGCCTTAGCGGCTATGAGCGATACCATCAGAAAGGTAATCGTTATCCAGTTGCCAACTGAAGCCAGTACAACCAATCTGCTCTGTATAGATTAGAAATTGCTTCGTTCCTCGCAATCACGATAGGAGAAGCGAACTCACATCATCACTGTACCTTCACCGCAATAGCAGGCGACCGGTCACCTTCATTTTTCAACCGGTCAATCGCGGTTATTATATATGAATAAGTCACCCCTTTTTGCACACTGCTATCCTGGTAGGCGGTATTAGCATCGTATTCGATATGCAAAATATGATCAGGATTATTCAGATCGATCTTCTCTGTACCCGAAAAACGATAGACCACATA
Protein-coding regions in this window:
- a CDS encoding carboxy terminal-processing peptidase, whose protein sequence is MLKKLCVVLVLGAALACHATPAKPMKVVGSNDLQPDLRQNIVAKEVAGLISRYNYKKVDLNDSLSEVVYNRYLKKLDEDHNYLLASDIQDFDKYKDVLDDDMKSGNLNDVFYMFNVFQKRYLDRIKFSIAHIDDKFDFTTNDTFTFDRENLPWIASQAEMDDLWTKHVKYDLLNLKLATPDMAKNRETLKKRYQSLLSQSNKLSNQEVFQYYMDAFTEAIDPHTNYFNPFNAAQFNMEMSRSLEGIGATLQSVNEYVTIQTLVHGGPADKSHQINAKDRIIGVAQGKDGEFQNIVGWNINNAIGLIRGPKGTTVKLQILPGEAAVGSKPKVVEIVREKIVLEDALAKKEMRTYNLNGKQVKIGIIDIPAFYVDNNAAQSGATNYHSTTRDVKLILDSLKRENVDGIVIDLREDGGGSLSEAISLTGLFIKQGPVVQVRDTKNEVEVDADEDPSIAYSGPLAILVDRFSASASEIFSGAIQDYGRGLILGTQTYGKGSVQSEIELDKVISPTLADMVAKVTGGDKTVVTGGSESKFGQLNLTIAKFYRITGNSTQRHGVTPDIEFPSVIPLDKYGEDTEPSAMPFDVIAKSDYTKFGDLSPVIPQLKKLHDQRMSASNSYKYLLQDVADFKKHDDEKSVTLNEAQLKKQRDDDEQKTFERDNLRRVALGLKALKKGETKPKNEDLDFLKIEAGQILTDYININSKVTQVTPVLQN
- a CDS encoding DUF1835 domain-containing protein, whose protein sequence is MANVLHILNGDAMLNSFEQTGIEGDVMVWREVLSEGPLEENIASGSFWRNRSEWISRGFDEKPDAYEEKVINELSKLSEPYHEIDLWFEFDLHCQVNMLGVILMLSKQTDLSAPAVYLICPDSYPGMDDFRGMGELDEAQLEYLYDNIRVQLGEPDFVIAAEAWNYYVNSDATQLQNWLNETNYWGNLHSLKKALQAHVKRLEVNETGLNYIEQKLFDIYNGGTTTKPEIYQAFWQTEQIYGMGDMELDIYLNHLKDKGLVDL
- a CDS encoding carboxypeptidase-like regulatory domain-containing protein — translated: MKKLMLSALLFIAFCSIALGQSITINGTVKSDQGYPVHYAFIKSDNNATYSDSTGHFTLTANPSSKITIKCNGYTDTQADATASLQVVLKTNPAAVINKTPPAKSDAGLLLAAFNNQHPGDDIKTGGGIGGLLVFTSAKETVGHRFLFTQWVHGYMVKANGEIVQTPTMLFNYDKIKGDLYITEDMNNVNLTDKNTIRSFVLFDAHDQPYSFERVLGISNDMYSQLISTGSKYKIYKLIATKFVASNYQSNGISSTGNTYDEFVDNNVYYVFHLKSGSFQQVALKKKALKEAFIDDSTKFTGFTSDHADDKIDESYLISLGNAMNE